aggagagggcaggCTCACTccagggcagagcgggggggggggggggggtcatttgcTGCCCCCTGGTGGCCAGTGCTAAGAGGCTGAAGCCTGGTTCATGTCCATCCAGGAGCTGTGATGCAGCCCTGACCCATGATGGGGTAACAGGGCCTGGGGGTTTGACCCTTCCCCCAGAACTAATCCAGCAGCCAGGGTCCGCTGTGCTCATCCTCTGACTGGTTCTCTGCTGCTGGGATAGGGGTGGCGAGGCTTCAAGTTCACACTCCTTTGAGACGCACGTAGGCAGTTGACACCTCTTGGAGCAATgggctcaggctcaggctgcatccCAGCGACGGGCTCAGACTCTCTGCAGTCTCAGGCAGCGTCGGTTGTACGGGGACAGCTCCCCATTTCACTCCCTCTCGTCCTGCAGGAGGAAATGGATACCCGGCCGAAGGTGTCCTCCCTGCTTAACCGCATGGCAAACTACACCAACCTGACGCAGGGGGCACGGGAGCACGAGGAGGCTGAGAACATTACAGAGGGCAAGAAGAAGCCCACGAAGGTGAGGGGCTGCgggtgggattgaggggcattggccgaGCTGGGACCAGGCTGGATCCTAGGGTTGGGATGGCATGGGGCTGAAGGGTGGGatggaggggcactggcagggttggggggcagtGCGGGGAGCCCAGGGATGGGATAgtagggggctgcgggtgggattgaggggcattggccgaGCTGGGACCAGGCTGGATCCCAGGGTTGGGATGGCATGGGGCTGAAGGGTGGGatggaggggcactggcagggttggggggcagtgtggggagcccagggatgggatagcagggggctgcggggtgaGATTGAAGGGCACTGGCAGGACTCCAACCCTCTTAGTctatcccctcccagagcagagtcctgcctcccagcactcCTTGCCCTAACCACAGTCTCTCTCTTTGCAGATGCCCCAGATGGGCACCTTCATGGGTGTCTATCTGCCCTGCCTGCAGAATATCTTCGGGGTCATCCTCTTCCTGCGCCTCACCTGGGTGGTGGGCACGGCCGGTGTGCTGCAGgcctttgccattgtcttcatctgctgctgctgcgtgagtGTCTGCCCTCAGTGGGGCACTAAGGGGCGCTGGCACTCTGCCCTTGTGGGCAGTGCTGACTCTAGCATGGCACTATTGGGCGCTGTGCTACAGGGAGTGTCCCAGCCAGAAGAGTGTAGTGAGCTCTCTAAGGATCGCGAACCCTGGTGTCCTACCCAAATCCGTCCTCAGTCGATACAGTTCTGCCTCCCCAGGCCCGCTCTGCATCCACCATTGGCAATGTCATTCTCCACCATTTCTGGTTCCAAGCCCTTGTTCACTGGGCCTCTCCAGCTGCCtcatcccaccccagaggcagctgcattcgGTGCAGGCCATGCAAACCTGATGTCTGCTACCAATTCAGTGCTGTTCCTCTAACAACACCGCCTGCTGTCCTCTTTTACCTTCTCCGCAGACGCTGCTAACTGCCATCTCTATGAGTGCCATCGCCACAAATGGAGTCGTGCCGGGTGAGTGGGTCAGACCATTCTTCTCTCCTGGATTGGCCGGCGTCCCCATCCCATCAGCCAGGCCTCAGTTCTTCCCTGCGGTGGttggttccttcctgacccccatctCAGGGCATCTCCTGCCCTGGCACCTATGGATGGGGAGCCCTTGGGACACACCCCAATCTCCCTAGCTGCTCCCTGACTGTCTCTGTCCTCTCTCTCTAGCTGGGGGCTCCTACTTCATGATCTCCCGGGCGCTGGGCCCTGAGTtcgggggtgctgtggggctctGCTTCTATCTGGGCACCACCTTTGCCGCCGCCATGTACATTCTGGGAGCCATTGAGATCTTCCTGGTGAGAATGCTGCCCCCTGGGGGACTGGGGTCTGTATGGTGTGTGTgacatgtcccattccccacccccgtgAGCCAGccggccccctgccctggggtggcTTGGAGCCGGCGCCTCCTGGAGGTGACATCTGTCTCTGCGCCCCGCACAGATGTACATCGCCCCCGAGGCAGCCATTTTCCGCAGTGCTGACGTGCTGAAGGAGTCTGCAGCCATGCTGAACAACATGCGGGTCTACGGCTCGGCCTTCCTCGTCCTCATGGTGCTGGTGGTCTTCGTCGGCGTGCGCTACGTTAACAAGTTCGCCTCGCTCTTCCTCGCCTGCGTCATCGTCTCCATCCTGGCCATCTACGCCGGGGCCATCAAATCCTCCTTCGCCCCGCCCCGCTTCCCGTAGGTGCCGGTGGGCTctgtgggggggctggcaggCGGTGCGGGGGGGATTGGCACTCCTTGGGGGTGGGACTCTCTAAGGGCTGATCTCCGCTAGGGGTGCATGGGGGGCTCTGTGCTCCTAAGGGGGTTGCTCAGGGCTGATCTCAGCAGGGGGCTCTATGCTCTGGGGCTCTGTGTCTATCTGCCTTCCCGCCCGGCACAGGGTCTGTATGCTGGGGAACCGCACCCTCTCTGGCCGGCACATCAACATCTGCGCTAAGACCCAGGAACTGGGCAACTTCACGGTGCCCACCCAGCTCTGGGGCCTCTTCTGCAACTCCAGCAAGCAGCTAAATGCCACCTGCGATGAATACTTCACTCACAACAACGTCACCTCCATCCAGGGCATCCCGGGCCTGGCCAGTGGCATCATCACCGGTGAGGGCCTAGCATGGCTGGGCAGATCCTCCCACCAGCCGGTGGTGAGGGGAGCCTGCCACGGCTGCAGCATAGTGCCATCTGGGCACGAGCTCTGCCAGCTACGGAGCCCCTCAGccctctttctgaggcccccgGAACAGCACTGACCCCCAAGATACTCCAGTAGCTTAAACGCAGGCACTGCAGCTCGGGAGATTGGGACCGAGAATAGGACCCAGGCGTCAGGGATGGCAGCGTGGGGCATTCGGGAGATTGGGAGGGAGAATGGGACCCAGGCATCAGGGATGGCAGCGTGGGGCGCTCCCAGAACCCCAGCCAAAGGATGGGCCGGCAGTTTTCATGGTACCGGCTAGAATTCCTGGGTTGTACAGACAGACGCCCGGGTGCCGACTCAAGAGACCCTGGTGGCTGTGGGACGGGATAGTCCAACCCCATGTGGCTTCACCCCACGGCCCTGCTGACtagctgcttctccctccctgcagAGAACCTGTGGAGCAGCTACCTGCAGAAGGGGGAGATCATCGAGAAGCCCTCGGCCCACTCCGTCGACGTGCTGGGGGCCATGAGCCAGGAGTACGTGTTAGCCGACATCGCCACCTCCTTTACCCTGCTCGTGGGCATCTTCTTCCCCTCCGTCACTGGTGAGCACGGCTGCCGTGGGGGATGGGAGCCGGGGGACCCTGGCGTCCGAGACAGCAGCACAAGGTGATCACCCCTAGGGGCCTCTGCAGGCTCCCACCGCTAGGGAATAGGACCCTGGTGTCCAGGATGGCAGCGTGGGGCGATCACCCCTAGGGGGCCCTGCAGGCTCCCACCGCTAGGGAATAGGACCCTGGTGTCCAGGATGGCAGCGTGGGGCGATCACCCCTAGGGGGCCCTGCAGGCTCCCACCGCTAGGGAATAGAACCCTGGTGTCCAGGATGGCAGCGTGGGGCGATCACCCCTAGGGGGCCCTGCAGGCTCCCACCGCTAGGGAATAGAACCCTGGTGTCCAGGATGGCAGCGTGGGGCGATCACCCCTAGGGGGCCCTGCAGGCTCCCACCGCTAGGGAATAGGACCCTGGCCTCTGGGACAGCAGTGCAGGGTGCTCACCTGGCAGCCGTTTCTCCTGTGCCGATATCTGCAGGGATCATGGCTGGCTCGAACCGCTCTGGAGACCTGAAGGATGCTCAGAAATCCATCCCCATCGGCACCATCCTGGCCATCCTCACCACCTCCTTCGTCTGTATCCTGCCAAGGctggtgtggtggtgggggagggggggctggcatGGACAGGGCAAGGGGGGACATGCCTTGCTCAGGGTCAGAGCATGCCAGAGCCCACACGAGGCTGGGTGGAGAAGGGGCCCCCCCATGGGGTGAGGCTATGTGGGGGGAACCCTGACCACCCTGCTGTGACCCTGGGGCCATGGCCGCCTTGACTCCACACTGCCATAGATCTCAGCAACGTGGTTCTGTTTGGGGCCTGCATCGAAGGGGTGGTGCTGCGGGACAAGTGAGTATTGGGGGGCCTGCCCTGTGGTGTCCCCGCTGGCACCTGCCACTGGAGCTGCCCATCCTCCCCATATTGCCTCCTCCTCAGGGGGTGTGGGTCCCCCTACCCTTAGTCCTCTTTCCTTGGGGTCCCCCCAAGCCCTTAACACCCCTCCACTGGGTCCCCATAGTGCCTCTCCATTGGTTCCCCCCCAGCCTATAGCACCCTTCCActgggccccccccagcccataaTACCCCTCCACTGAGTCCCCATCGCCCCTCTTCTCATTGGGCCCCCCTCTGTGCGGTCCTCCTGTCTGTAGCCCCTGTCCGGGGATCCTCCCTGCCCAGTCCCCCCGGCTGACGGTCCCTCTCCGGCTGGCAGGTTTGGCGACGCTGTGCACGGGAACCTGGTGGTTGGGACGCTCTCCTGGCCCTCACCCTGGGTCATCGTCATCGGCTCCTTCTTCTCCACGTGCGGGGCTGGGCTGCAGAGCCTGACCGGTGCCCCCCGGCTGCTGCAGGCCATTGCCAAGGACAACATCATCCCCTTCCTGCGGGTAATAGCGCGCCCCGCTTTGCTCTCCCTCCCACAGTacccagctgccccactccagagctgaccgcatctcagcgctgggcgagccATCCCCATGCGTTGTCACTGTGCGGCTGTCCCACAGCTGCCTTACCCCAGAACTGGCTGCATCTCTGCGCTGGGCAAGCCATCCCCATTGTGGGGTTGCTGTATGGCTGTTACCCAGCtgctcccaccccagagctggctgcatcttaGTGCTGGGCGAGCCATCCCTGTGTGGCTTTGTGTAGCTgtcccccagctgccccaccctaGAGCTGGCTGCATTCCTGCCTTCCTGAAGTGGATTTCCTGTGTGCTGTCGCCCTAGGTTTTCGGCCATAGCAAAGCCAACGGGGAGCCGACGTGGGCTCTGCTCCTGACAGCGGGTATCGCCGAGCTGGGCATCCTCATTGCCTCGCTGGACCTGGTGGCCCCCATCCTGTCTATGTAAGGTCCTCGCCGAGCCAcgcggggggaggaggtgggcaggaCTCTGTGGAGGGGGCAGATTCCCCCCCCAGCTGGGATTTGGTGTCCGCATCCCAGAGCGGGGAATCTCGTGGTGGCATGTCAGCCTGTGCCCTAGGGGGAGCTCCCGAGGCACCACCCCCTGACTGTCTCTTGTCTGTCTGGGTCCGTAGGTTCTTCTTGATGTGTTACCTCTTTGTCAATCTGGCCTGCGCCTTGCAGACCCTGCTGCGCACCCCCAACTGGAGACCCCGCTTTCGCTACTACCACTGGtaagggagcctaggtgcctgggttctgccccagcaccaggaggagagtggggtctagtggttagagtaggaggggctgggagccaggacgcctgggttctatcccagccctgggaggggtgtgggggtctAGTGgattgggttggggggggggggggcggctgggcaACAGGacgttcgttctctctctctgtctctgtctctctctctctctctctctctctccctccccctgcagggcGCTCTCTTTTGTGGGCATGAGCATTTGCCTGGCGCTCATGTTTGTGTCCTCCTGGTATTACGCCATCGTCGCCATGGTGATCGCCGGCATGATCTACAAGTACATCGAGTACCAGGGGTGCGTCGTCTCCTGCAGGGCCTGGCACTCCTTGGGCTGGACGAGCCGCCCCTGGAACTCCTGGGTTCACCCATTTCCTCCCTGACCTCAGGGAgttccccaccccctctgcctcggcttccccatctcctgcctgctagggagcagagtggggcttgggctccatGGGGCAGGCAGCCCTCGCCTTCTTGGGGGCCGCCAGCCAGGGGCCTGTGGGCAGCTGTGGTAATGGGAGACACCCCTACCCCCAGTGGCCACCCTGCCGGGATGTAGTGCTGTGGCTCTGTACAGGAAGACCTGTCTCATGGGTTAGAGCTGAGGGAGCTGGaaaccaggacacctgggttctgtcccagctctgggaggggagtggggtctagttgtTGGACAAGAgtgggttgggagccaggacgtCTGGGTTCTGTCCAGTCTGAACTTGGCCAGGTCccttcccctgcctcagtttccccagctttCTCATGTGACCCCGTCTCCTCGGTGTGGGGTGGACAGCTTTTGGCTGAGcaccgtctctctctctccccccaccccagagccgagAAGGAGTGGGGCGACGGCATCCGGGGCCTGTCGCTGAGCGCTGCCCGCTTTGCCCTGCTGCGCCTGGAGGAGGGGCCCCCCCACACCAAGAACTGGAGGTAGGACAGCCTCCCCACACCCGCTGCACCATGGGGTGAGCACCCTCTGGCCCCCACATGACCCCTCGCTCCCCGCAGGCcccagctgctggtgctgctgaagCTGGACGAGGACCTGCACGTGAAGCACCCACGCCTGCTGACCTTCGCCTCGCAGCTCAAGGCGGGCAAGGGCCTGACGATCGTGGGCACCGTCATGGTGGGCAACTTCCTGGAGAACTACGCCGAGGCGCTGGCGGCTGAGCAGGTCAGGGAAAGAGAGCACCCCCTGCCGAGCTCCACCCTGCTGTacggtgccccctgctggacgCTCTCCCCTCCTCGCAGCAGCATGGTGCCCCCTGCCAAGCCACCCGGCCCTGCTCCATGCCACAGTTCCTCCATTCCCCACCGGCTGCCCGgtgccccctcctgagcccctgcccccagacctTTGCTCCGTGtgccacagtgccccctgctg
This DNA window, taken from Emys orbicularis isolate rEmyOrb1 chromosome 12, rEmyOrb1.hap1, whole genome shotgun sequence, encodes the following:
- the SLC12A6 gene encoding solute carrier family 12 member 6; the encoded protein is MHQRQRSPAKMASVRFMVTPTKIDDIPGLSDTSPDLSSRSSSRVRFSSRESVPETSRSEGMSDFSGATTSGATVAGEPASDRTSNPHDVAEDVSQTSITGEQCQLLDPGRKKDIYLNNTSYEDGDEYFDKNLALFEEEMDTRPKVSSLLNRMANYTNLTQGAREHEEAENITEGKKKPTKMPQMGTFMGVYLPCLQNIFGVILFLRLTWVVGTAGVLQAFAIVFICCCCTLLTAISMSAIATNGVVPAGGSYFMISRALGPEFGGAVGLCFYLGTTFAAAMYILGAIEIFLMYIAPEAAIFRSADVLKESAAMLNNMRVYGSAFLVLMVLVVFVGVRYVNKFASLFLACVIVSILAIYAGAIKSSFAPPRFPVCMLGNRTLSGRHINICAKTQELGNFTVPTQLWGLFCNSSKQLNATCDEYFTHNNVTSIQGIPGLASGIITENLWSSYLQKGEIIEKPSAHSVDVLGAMSQEYVLADIATSFTLLVGIFFPSVTGIMAGSNRSGDLKDAQKSIPIGTILAILTTSFVYLSNVVLFGACIEGVVLRDKFGDAVHGNLVVGTLSWPSPWVIVIGSFFSTCGAGLQSLTGAPRLLQAIAKDNIIPFLRVFGHSKANGEPTWALLLTAGIAELGILIASLDLVAPILSMFFLMCYLFVNLACALQTLLRTPNWRPRFRYYHWALSFVGMSICLALMFVSSWYYAIVAMVIAGMIYKYIEYQGAEKEWGDGIRGLSLSAARFALLRLEEGPPHTKNWRPQLLVLLKLDEDLHVKHPRLLTFASQLKAGKGLTIVGTVMVGNFLENYAEALAAEQTIKHLMEAERVKGFYQLVVAAKVREGISHLIQSCGLGGMKHNTVVMGWPNAWRQSEDARAWKTFISTVRVTTAAHLALLVAKNVAFYPGNAEPFAEGNIDVWWIVHDGGMLMLLPFLLKQHKVWRKCNIRIFTVAQLEDNSIQMKKDLATFLYHLRIEAEVEVVEMHDSDISAYTYERTLMMEQRSQMLRHMRLSKTERDREAQLVKDRNSMLRLTSIGSDEDEETETYQEKVQMTWTKDKYMAARGQKARTLEGMQDLLNMKPDQSNVRRMHTAVKLNEVIVNKSHDAKLVLLNMPGPPRNPAGDENYMEFLEVLTEGLERVLLVRGGGSEVITIYS